Proteins from one Thermobifida alba genomic window:
- a CDS encoding sodium-translocating pyrophosphatase: MDLTLVIVVLAVALLALAVAGALVREVLTANQGTERMQNIARAVQEGAAAYLKRQFRTLGVFVIVIPLLLLLLPADSEAVRWGRSIFFAVGALFSAMTGFLGMWLAVRGNVRVAAAARAGEEHSAMRIAFRTGGVAGMFTVGLGLLGAAVVVLVYRADAPLVLEGFGFGAALLAMFMRVGGGIFTKAADVGADLVGKVEQQIPEDDPRNAATIADNVGDNVGDCAGMAADLFESYAVVLVASLILGRVAFGVEGLVFPLLVPMIGVITAIIGIFVVAPRSRDRNAMAAINRGFFVSSVISAVLVVVAALLYLPATFADLEGVSPQIAALDGNPRLIAIGAVLIGLLLAAAIQLLTGYFTETNRRPVREIGESSRTGAATVVLSGISVGLESAVYSALLIAGAVYAAFLLGTGNITISLFAVALAGTGLLTTVGVIVAMDTFGPVADNAQGIAEMSGDVQGPGADVLTSLDAVGNTTKAITKGIAIATAVLAATALFGAFRTAVEGELGAAEFSLSVDRPDVLVGVIVGAAVVFLFSGLAIMAVGRAAGRVVYEVREQFRTRPGIMDGTEKPEYGRVVDICTRDSLRELITPGLLAVLTPIALGFALGYAPLGAFLGGAIAAGALMAVFLANSGGAWDNAKKLVEDGHHGGKGSEAHEATVIGDTVGDPFKDTAGPAINPLLKVMNLVALLIAPSVVMYADNLALRIGVTAVAVAVLVGAIVWGKRRGTDGLASEEAAGERPEALDSGQGVPPQGGADASERAPVGQGGGTPVKE, translated from the coding sequence ATGGATCTCACCCTCGTCATCGTGGTCCTGGCGGTGGCGCTGCTCGCGCTGGCCGTCGCAGGAGCGCTGGTGCGTGAGGTTCTCACCGCGAATCAGGGCACAGAGCGCATGCAGAATATCGCACGAGCGGTCCAGGAAGGAGCGGCCGCCTATCTCAAACGCCAATTCCGCACCCTGGGTGTCTTCGTCATCGTCATTCCCCTGCTGCTCCTGCTGCTTCCGGCGGACTCGGAGGCCGTCCGCTGGGGGCGTTCGATCTTCTTCGCGGTGGGCGCGCTCTTCTCCGCGATGACCGGTTTCCTGGGGATGTGGCTGGCCGTGCGGGGCAACGTCCGGGTGGCCGCGGCCGCCCGTGCCGGGGAGGAGCACTCCGCCATGCGGATCGCCTTCCGCACCGGCGGCGTGGCCGGCATGTTCACCGTCGGCCTGGGCCTGCTCGGCGCGGCGGTCGTGGTCCTGGTCTACCGCGCGGACGCCCCCCTGGTCCTGGAGGGCTTCGGCTTCGGCGCGGCCCTGCTGGCGATGTTCATGCGGGTCGGCGGCGGTATCTTCACCAAGGCCGCCGACGTCGGCGCGGACCTGGTCGGCAAGGTCGAGCAGCAGATCCCCGAGGACGACCCCCGCAACGCCGCGACCATCGCCGACAACGTGGGCGACAACGTCGGCGACTGCGCGGGAATGGCCGCCGACCTGTTCGAGTCCTACGCGGTGGTCCTCGTCGCCTCCCTCATCCTGGGCCGGGTCGCCTTCGGCGTCGAAGGACTGGTCTTCCCGCTGCTGGTCCCGATGATCGGCGTCATCACCGCGATCATCGGCATCTTCGTGGTGGCGCCCCGCTCCCGCGACCGCAACGCCATGGCGGCGATCAACCGCGGCTTCTTCGTCTCGTCGGTCATCTCCGCCGTCCTCGTGGTGGTCGCGGCCCTGCTCTACCTGCCCGCCACCTTCGCCGACCTGGAGGGCGTCTCCCCCCAGATCGCCGCCCTGGACGGCAACCCCCGGCTCATCGCGATCGGCGCGGTCCTCATCGGCCTGCTCCTCGCCGCGGCGATCCAACTGCTCACCGGGTACTTCACCGAGACCAACCGCCGCCCGGTCCGCGAGATCGGGGAGAGCTCCCGGACCGGAGCGGCCACCGTGGTGCTCTCCGGCATCTCGGTGGGCCTGGAGTCGGCCGTCTACTCCGCGCTGCTCATCGCCGGAGCCGTCTACGCGGCCTTCCTGCTCGGCACCGGCAACATCACCATCAGCCTGTTCGCGGTGGCGCTGGCCGGAACCGGACTGCTCACCACCGTCGGGGTGATCGTGGCCATGGACACCTTCGGCCCGGTCGCGGACAACGCCCAGGGCATCGCCGAGATGTCCGGGGACGTGCAGGGCCCCGGAGCCGACGTGCTGACCAGCCTGGACGCGGTCGGGAACACCACCAAGGCGATCACCAAGGGCATCGCGATCGCGACCGCGGTGCTCGCCGCCACAGCCCTGTTCGGCGCGTTCCGCACCGCGGTCGAGGGCGAACTGGGGGCCGCGGAGTTCAGCCTCTCCGTCGACCGGCCCGACGTCCTGGTCGGCGTGATCGTCGGCGCGGCCGTCGTGTTCCTGTTCTCCGGGCTCGCCATCATGGCGGTGGGCCGCGCTGCGGGCCGCGTCGTGTACGAGGTCCGCGAGCAGTTCCGGACCCGGCCGGGGATCATGGACGGCACCGAGAAGCCCGAGTACGGCCGGGTCGTCGACATCTGCACCCGCGACTCGCTGCGCGAACTCATCACCCCCGGCCTGCTCGCGGTGCTCACCCCCATCGCGCTCGGCTTCGCCCTCGGCTACGCACCGCTGGGCGCGTTCCTGGGCGGCGCCATCGCCGCCGGGGCCCTCATGGCGGTGTTCCTCGCCAATTCCGGTGGGGCCTGGGACAACGCCAAGAAGCTCGTCGAGGACGGGCACCACGGCGGCAAGGGGTCGGAGGCGCACGAGGCCACCGTCATCGGCGACACCGTCGGCGACCCCTTCAAGGACACCGCCGGCCCGGCCATCAACCCGCTGCTCAAGGTGATGAACCTGGTCGCTCTGCTCATCGCGCCGAGCGTGGTCATGTACGCCGACAACCTCGCGCTGCGGATCGGGGTGACCGCTGTCGCGGTGGCCGTCCTCGTCGGCGCCATCGTGTGGGGCAAGCGGCGCGGCACGGACGGCCTCGCCTCCGAGGAGGCGGCCGGGGAGCGGCCGGAAGCCCTGGACTCCGGGCAGGGCGTCCCGCCCCAGGGCGGGGCGGACGCCTCGGAGCGGGCCCCCGTCGGCCAGGGAGGAGGCACCCCGGTCAAGGAGTGA
- a CDS encoding SixA phosphatase family protein, which translates to MSRRLVVLRHAQAEHSASLLDIERPLTGEGQKQARAVGALLAREGLLPEHVLCSTARRTRQTWSLVAGELPCEPEVDFDAELYTADVDTALRLVNLVGPEVRTLLLVGHNPTVAQLAAAFDSESGYLSFPPASAAVIDLEVDWLYAAPGTGSLRLLN; encoded by the coding sequence ATGAGCCGTCGGTTGGTCGTGCTGCGACACGCCCAGGCGGAGCACTCCGCCTCCCTGCTCGACATCGAGCGCCCCCTCACCGGTGAGGGCCAGAAGCAGGCCAGGGCGGTGGGCGCGCTGCTGGCGCGCGAGGGACTGCTCCCCGAACACGTCCTGTGCTCCACGGCGCGGCGCACCCGGCAGACCTGGAGCCTGGTCGCGGGGGAACTGCCCTGCGAACCGGAGGTCGACTTCGACGCGGAGCTGTACACCGCCGACGTGGACACCGCGCTGCGGCTGGTCAACCTGGTCGGCCCGGAGGTGCGGACGCTGCTGCTGGTCGGCCACAACCCGACGGTGGCGCAGCTCGCCGCGGCGTTCGACAGCGAATCCGGGTACCTGTCCTTCCCGCCCGCCTCGGCGGCGGTGATCGACCTGGAGGTCGACTGGCTCTACGCCGCCCCGGGCACGGGAAGCCTCAGACTGCTGAACTGA
- the serB gene encoding phosphoserine phosphatase SerB, with translation MTFANSVPETLLVTVTGRDRPGISARLLSTLSVFPVTVADLEQVVIGGRLLLGALLSVDERVAPGVRRERLFEEIRSAVSKVAVDLDMVVDFTVDGERVRPSGNRLDVTIMADPLRPGAVGAIASCVARAGANIDRIERLASYPVTALSLSLAGADLDQLRTDLALEAATQSVDVAVQASGLHRRSKHLVVMDVDSTLIQCEVIELLAQHAGCGDEVARVTEEAMRGELDFEESLRRRVALLKGLDASVLEEVREKMVLTPGARTLVRTLKRLGYECAIVSGGFTQLTDYLVEELGIDYAAANVLEIVDGKLTGELVGPIIDRKGKATALERFAAEAGVPLSQTVAIGDGANDLDMLRVAGLGVAFNAKPVVRAQADTSVNVPYLDTVLFLLGISREEVEAADRVDL, from the coding sequence ATGACTTTCGCGAACTCCGTGCCCGAAACGCTTCTGGTGACGGTTACCGGCAGGGACCGCCCAGGGATCAGTGCTCGACTGCTGAGCACTCTGTCGGTCTTCCCGGTCACCGTCGCCGACCTGGAGCAGGTGGTCATCGGCGGGCGTCTGCTCCTGGGCGCACTGCTGTCGGTCGACGAACGGGTCGCTCCCGGAGTCCGCCGGGAACGCCTGTTCGAGGAGATCCGCTCGGCCGTCTCCAAGGTCGCCGTCGATCTGGACATGGTGGTCGACTTCACCGTCGACGGCGAACGGGTCCGCCCCAGCGGGAACCGACTGGACGTCACGATCATGGCCGACCCGCTGCGTCCGGGAGCCGTCGGCGCGATCGCCTCCTGCGTGGCACGGGCAGGAGCCAACATCGACCGTATCGAGCGGCTGGCGAGCTACCCGGTGACCGCGCTGTCGCTCTCCCTGGCCGGCGCCGACCTCGACCAGCTCCGCACCGACCTGGCCCTGGAGGCCGCCACCCAGTCGGTCGACGTGGCCGTGCAGGCCAGCGGACTGCACCGGCGCTCCAAGCACCTCGTGGTGATGGACGTCGACTCCACGCTCATCCAGTGCGAGGTCATCGAACTGCTGGCCCAGCACGCGGGCTGCGGCGACGAGGTCGCCCGGGTCACCGAGGAGGCCATGCGCGGTGAGCTCGACTTCGAGGAGTCGCTGCGCCGCCGCGTCGCCCTGCTGAAGGGCCTGGACGCGAGCGTGCTGGAAGAGGTGCGGGAGAAGATGGTGCTGACCCCGGGGGCACGCACCCTGGTCCGCACCCTCAAGCGGCTCGGCTACGAGTGCGCGATCGTCAGCGGCGGCTTCACCCAGCTCACCGACTACCTGGTGGAAGAACTCGGGATCGACTACGCGGCGGCCAACGTCCTGGAGATCGTCGACGGCAAACTCACCGGCGAACTGGTGGGACCGATCATCGACCGCAAGGGCAAGGCCACGGCCCTGGAGCGGTTCGCCGCGGAGGCGGGGGTGCCGCTCAGCCAGACCGTGGCGATCGGCGACGGAGCCAACGACCTCGACATGCTCCGGGTCGCCGGGCTGGGAGTGGCGTTCAACGCCAAGCCGGTGGTCCGTGCCCAGGCCGACACCTCGGTGAACGTGCCCTACCTCGACACCGTGCTCTTCCTGCTGGGCATCTCCCGCGAGGAGGTGGAGGCCGCCGACCGAGTCGACCTCTGA
- a CDS encoding DUF1707 SHOCT-like domain-containing protein produces the protein MEPDRLRASDVDREHSAARIREALAEGRIDQDELEERLDRVYRAKTVGELAEVTRDLPLSGGSSAVAGEPVGMPSVSTEEARRLAAEGRGRETISAVFGGVERGGRWLVEPHTNVSVLFGGVDLDLREAVLAQREVVIQCAVIFGGLSVTVPHGVRVTNQTSAFLGGVDLGKVDSATDPNAPTVRLTGTCLLGGIEVRTKAPKRKRGR, from the coding sequence ATGGAGCCGGACCGCCTCCGCGCCTCTGACGTGGACCGGGAGCACAGCGCCGCGCGGATCCGCGAGGCGCTCGCTGAGGGCCGCATCGACCAGGACGAACTGGAGGAGCGGCTGGACCGGGTGTACCGGGCCAAGACCGTGGGCGAACTGGCCGAGGTCACCCGCGACCTCCCGCTGTCCGGCGGCTCGTCCGCGGTCGCCGGCGAACCGGTGGGCATGCCGTCGGTCTCCACCGAGGAGGCCCGTCGGCTGGCGGCCGAGGGGCGGGGACGGGAGACCATCTCCGCGGTGTTCGGCGGCGTCGAACGCGGCGGGCGCTGGCTGGTCGAACCGCACACCAACGTGTCCGTGCTGTTCGGCGGGGTGGACCTCGACCTGCGTGAGGCGGTGCTGGCCCAGCGCGAGGTCGTCATCCAGTGCGCGGTCATCTTCGGCGGGCTGTCGGTCACGGTGCCCCACGGCGTGCGGGTGACCAACCAGACCAGCGCCTTCCTGGGCGGAGTCGACCTGGGCAAGGTGGACAGCGCCACCGACCCGAACGCCCCCACGGTCCGGCTCACCGGCACCTGCCTGCTCGGCGGCATCGAGGTGCGGACCAAGGCGCCCAAACGGAAACGCGGCCGCTGA
- a CDS encoding DUF1707 SHOCT-like domain-containing protein, whose protein sequence is MTMGNAVNHPKPPGPDRLRASDADRDRVAQLLGDALADGRLSAEEHSERLDALYAAKTLGELEPITADLGAAPAASSAAELPASSEGSENIVAVFASADRSGRWLVEPRTNASALFGSVSLDLREAVLTQREVVIQCAVTFGELKLTLPPGVRVVNRTTPIFGEVNLKKADSAVPVDAPTVRLTGTVIFGSVNVRTRAPGEKKFPWSR, encoded by the coding sequence ATGACCATGGGAAACGCCGTGAACCACCCGAAACCTCCGGGACCGGACCGGTTGCGCGCCTCCGACGCCGACCGCGACCGCGTCGCTCAACTCCTCGGCGACGCTCTGGCCGACGGCCGGTTGAGCGCGGAGGAGCACTCCGAACGCCTGGACGCCCTCTACGCCGCCAAGACACTGGGGGAGTTGGAGCCGATCACCGCGGACCTGGGCGCTGCCCCGGCGGCCTCCTCCGCCGCGGAGCTGCCCGCCTCCTCCGAGGGGTCGGAGAACATCGTCGCGGTGTTCGCCTCCGCCGACCGGAGCGGACGCTGGCTGGTGGAGCCGCGCACCAACGCCTCCGCGCTGTTCGGCTCCGTGTCGCTGGACCTGCGTGAGGCGGTGCTGACCCAGCGCGAGGTCGTCATCCAGTGCGCCGTCACCTTCGGCGAGCTGAAGCTGACGCTTCCGCCCGGCGTGCGGGTCGTCAACCGGACCACGCCGATCTTCGGCGAGGTCAACCTCAAGAAGGCCGACTCTGCGGTCCCCGTCGACGCGCCCACCGTCCGCCTGACGGGAACGGTGATCTTCGGTTCCGTCAACGTCAGGACCCGCGCCCCGGGGGAGAAGAAGTTCCCCTGGTCCCGTTGA
- a CDS encoding ABC transporter ATP-binding protein, translating to MNGYVLHMSGVGVRRGQTDLLDGVDWTVEEGQRWVVVGPNGAGKTTLLRIAATQLYPSRGTVHVLGERLGGGDVFELRPLIGFASSAVAAQIEDDLVVRDLVVSAAYGYLGSGREEYGTPDHARARALLARWGVLRLEDREFGTLSEGERKRVLIARALMADPELLLLDEPAAGLDLGGREDLVRRLGTLAQDDSAPVMVVVTHHVEEIPPGFTHGLLLSGGSVVAAGPLEEAMTAENLSRAFGIELKVEHDGERWSARAA from the coding sequence ATGAACGGTTACGTGCTGCACATGAGCGGTGTCGGAGTACGCCGCGGTCAGACCGACCTGCTGGACGGGGTCGACTGGACTGTCGAGGAGGGGCAGCGCTGGGTGGTCGTGGGCCCCAACGGCGCGGGCAAGACCACGCTGCTGAGGATCGCCGCCACCCAGCTGTATCCCAGCCGGGGCACGGTGCACGTGCTGGGCGAGCGGCTGGGCGGGGGAGACGTGTTCGAACTGCGGCCGCTGATCGGCTTCGCCTCCTCCGCGGTCGCCGCCCAGATCGAGGACGACCTGGTCGTCCGGGACCTGGTCGTCAGCGCCGCCTACGGCTACCTGGGCAGCGGCCGGGAGGAGTACGGCACCCCCGACCACGCGCGGGCCCGCGCGCTGCTGGCCCGGTGGGGGGTGCTGCGGTTGGAGGACCGCGAGTTCGGCACGCTCTCGGAGGGGGAGCGCAAACGGGTGCTGATCGCCCGCGCGCTGATGGCCGACCCGGAACTGCTGCTGCTGGACGAGCCCGCCGCCGGGCTCGACCTGGGCGGCCGGGAGGACCTGGTGCGCCGGCTCGGGACCCTGGCGCAGGACGACAGCGCGCCCGTGATGGTGGTCGTCACCCACCACGTGGAGGAGATCCCTCCGGGCTTCACCCACGGCCTGCTGCTGAGCGGCGGCAGCGTCGTGGCCGCGGGGCCGCTGGAGGAGGCGATGACCGCGGAGAACCTCAGCCGGGCCTTCGGGATCGAGCTGAAGGTGGAGCACGACGGGGAGCGCTGGTCCGCCCGGGCGGCCTGA
- a CDS encoding sulfite exporter TauE/SafE family protein, with amino-acid sequence MNAWEAIAVLAAGAGAGAINTLVGSGTLFTFPVLLACGVPPVTAAISNSIGLTPGSVAGVFGYRRELSGQRARVLRFGAMSLLGALTGGTLLLNLPERVFTSVAPVLILLACTLIIFQPRINAWTRARRAARPNGGPLLQLGVYGAGVYGGYFTAAQGVILISLLGSSLNDDMQRLNALKNVLALIVNASVATFYLVFAQPNWTAAALIATGSVVGGYLGARFGRRLSATGLRVLVVLIGLTAAVQLVLR; translated from the coding sequence ATGAACGCGTGGGAGGCCATCGCCGTCCTTGCGGCGGGAGCCGGGGCGGGAGCCATCAACACGCTGGTCGGCTCCGGTACGCTGTTCACCTTCCCGGTCCTGCTGGCCTGCGGGGTCCCGCCGGTGACGGCCGCGATCTCCAACAGCATCGGACTGACTCCGGGGTCTGTCGCCGGTGTGTTCGGCTACCGCAGGGAGCTCTCCGGGCAGCGCGCCCGGGTGCTGCGTTTCGGCGCGATGTCCCTCCTGGGCGCGCTCACCGGCGGAACTCTGCTGCTCAACCTCCCCGAACGGGTCTTCACCTCGGTCGCGCCGGTCCTCATCCTGCTGGCCTGTACGCTCATCATCTTCCAGCCGCGGATCAACGCGTGGACCCGGGCCCGCCGCGCCGCGCGTCCGAACGGCGGCCCGCTGCTCCAGCTCGGCGTCTACGGGGCGGGGGTGTACGGCGGCTACTTCACCGCGGCGCAGGGCGTCATCCTGATCAGTCTGCTCGGCAGCTCCCTCAACGACGACATGCAGCGCCTCAACGCGCTGAAGAACGTGCTGGCCCTGATCGTCAACGCCTCCGTGGCCACGTTCTACCTCGTCTTCGCCCAACCGAACTGGACCGCGGCGGCCCTGATCGCCACCGGTTCGGTGGTCGGCGGCTATCTGGGCGCGCGGTTCGGACGCAGGCTCAGTGCGACCGGGCTGCGGGTGCTGGTCGTGCTCATCGGCCTCACCGCAGCGGTCCAACTGGTGCTGCGGTGA
- a CDS encoding HD domain-containing protein: MTEPAPVFTSGIDHERLTSQLRFVLEVDKLKRVLRRSLLIDGARRENSAEHSWHVTVLARVFAEYAPEGTDIDHVVNMLVVHDIVEIDAGDTFVYDRAAVRSQAERERAAADRIFALLPEDQAAWARSLWDEFEERKTPEARFARAVDRLSPLLANWHTEGAMWQQFRVSKDDVLENVKLIAEGSKPLGAYALALVDDAERRGYLGRG; the protein is encoded by the coding sequence GTGACCGAGCCGGCGCCGGTGTTCACCAGCGGTATCGACCATGAACGGCTCACTTCCCAACTCCGGTTCGTCCTGGAGGTCGACAAACTCAAGCGCGTCCTGCGCCGTTCCCTGCTCATCGACGGGGCCCGTCGGGAGAACTCCGCCGAGCACTCCTGGCACGTGACGGTGCTCGCCCGGGTGTTCGCCGAGTACGCCCCCGAGGGCACCGACATCGATCACGTGGTGAACATGCTGGTCGTCCACGACATCGTGGAGATCGACGCCGGGGACACCTTCGTCTACGACCGTGCTGCCGTCCGTTCGCAGGCCGAGCGGGAACGGGCCGCCGCGGACCGCATCTTCGCGCTGCTGCCCGAGGACCAGGCCGCCTGGGCGCGGAGCCTGTGGGACGAGTTCGAGGAGCGCAAGACCCCCGAGGCGCGGTTCGCCCGGGCCGTCGACCGCCTCTCGCCGCTGCTCGCCAACTGGCACACCGAGGGCGCCATGTGGCAGCAGTTCAGGGTCTCCAAGGACGACGTGCTGGAGAACGTGAAACTCATCGCCGAGGGGTCGAAGCCCCTGGGCGCCTACGCACTGGCGCTGGTCGACGACGCCGAGCGGCGCGGCTACCTCGGCCGGGGCTGA
- a CDS encoding FAD-dependent oxidoreductase, with product MERTVNGGRRLVVIGGDAAGMSAAAQARRVGPEDLEILAVERGSVTSYAACGLPYLVAGIVPRPEDLIVRTPETFERDFAIQVRTRTEATDIDLRAQRVHTVDAAGREREEPYDFLVIATGAVPNRPDLPGSRAEGVFGVQTLDDGVRLRGYLEEHRPSRAVVVGAGYIGLEMAEAFLIHGMAVTVLEAGPEPMGTLDEDMGALVREGMVRAGVDFRPWTRAIGFETDRGRVSAVVTEDAAHPAGVVVLGLGTRPDSALARSAGLRIGSTGGVAVDRRMRTSQENVWAAGDCVETFHRVSRAPVAIALGTHANKQGRVAGTNIGGGYASFGGVVGTAVTKICGLEVGRTGLNEAQARAAGFEFESVAVDSTTRAGYFPGALPITVKLLAERRTGRLLGGQVVGGEGAAHRVDVLATALWNGMTVEEVAGMDLSYAPPFSPTWDPVLITARRLAERAY from the coding sequence GTGGAGCGAACGGTGAACGGCGGCCGACGACTGGTCGTCATCGGCGGGGACGCCGCGGGGATGAGCGCCGCGGCACAGGCGCGCCGCGTCGGCCCCGAGGACCTGGAGATCCTCGCGGTGGAGCGCGGCAGCGTCACCTCGTACGCGGCGTGCGGCCTGCCCTACCTGGTCGCGGGGATCGTGCCGAGGCCGGAGGACCTGATCGTCCGCACCCCGGAGACCTTCGAGCGGGACTTCGCGATCCAGGTGCGCACCCGGACCGAGGCCACCGACATCGACCTGCGGGCGCAGCGGGTCCACACGGTCGACGCGGCGGGACGGGAGCGGGAGGAGCCGTACGACTTCCTCGTGATCGCCACCGGGGCCGTGCCGAACCGCCCGGACCTGCCGGGAAGCCGCGCGGAGGGGGTCTTCGGAGTGCAGACCCTCGACGACGGGGTCAGGCTCCGCGGTTATCTGGAGGAGCACCGGCCGAGCCGCGCCGTGGTCGTGGGGGCCGGGTACATCGGTCTGGAGATGGCCGAGGCGTTCCTCATCCACGGCATGGCGGTCACCGTGCTGGAGGCGGGGCCCGAGCCGATGGGCACCCTGGACGAGGACATGGGCGCGCTGGTGCGCGAGGGGATGGTCCGCGCGGGGGTGGACTTCCGGCCGTGGACGCGGGCGATCGGCTTCGAGACCGACCGGGGCCGGGTGAGCGCTGTGGTGACCGAGGACGCCGCCCACCCCGCGGGCGTGGTGGTGTTGGGTCTGGGAACGCGACCCGACAGCGCACTGGCCCGGTCGGCCGGACTGCGGATCGGGTCGACCGGGGGTGTCGCGGTGGACCGGCGCATGCGGACCTCGCAGGAGAACGTGTGGGCGGCCGGGGACTGCGTGGAGACCTTCCACCGGGTCTCGCGTGCGCCGGTGGCGATCGCGTTGGGGACGCACGCCAACAAGCAGGGCCGGGTCGCCGGGACCAACATCGGCGGCGGGTACGCGAGCTTCGGCGGGGTCGTGGGCACCGCCGTCACCAAGATCTGCGGTCTGGAGGTGGGACGCACCGGGCTGAACGAGGCCCAGGCGCGGGCCGCCGGTTTCGAGTTCGAGTCGGTGGCCGTGGACTCCACCACCCGCGCCGGGTACTTCCCCGGGGCGCTGCCGATCACCGTGAAACTGCTCGCGGAACGGCGCACCGGCCGCCTGCTGGGCGGTCAGGTCGTCGGCGGCGAGGGGGCCGCCCACCGGGTGGACGTGCTGGCCACCGCGCTGTGGAACGGGATGACGGTGGAGGAGGTCGCCGGGATGGACCTCTCCTACGCGCCGCCGTTCTCCCCGACGTGGGACCCGGTGCTGATCACCGCGCGCAGACTCGCCGAACGCGCCTACTGA
- a CDS encoding alpha/beta hydrolase family protein, which yields MVADSTLAEPLTGIAAGVPYLAFPPPDPARPAPMVVGLHAFEPPRSESALAGTLPLFGLPAWRFYLGLPLFGHRLPEGGVPEVNRLGQEDYLSRLYGPVVEQAAAELPRAVAELRRSFPVPEAPLGLLGVGAGGAAVFLALAESDLPVDAVGVVNPVIDPAQVLAARERHLGVAYEWNDRSREIATWLDFTERAEELASRRPRTPLLIVNGEQDEVIRPGHGRLLHDALASHHRPHTLRHIVVPDLAHALGPEPGLDPAPPTPGTVLADRALAEWFHTHLVADPPAAVPPAPRSASEDQ from the coding sequence GTGGTAGCCGACAGCACACTTGCCGAACCGTTGACCGGGATCGCCGCCGGAGTGCCCTATCTCGCGTTCCCGCCGCCCGACCCGGCCCGGCCCGCGCCGATGGTCGTCGGCCTGCACGCCTTCGAACCCCCGCGCAGTGAATCCGCCCTCGCCGGAACACTGCCGCTGTTCGGACTGCCCGCCTGGAGGTTCTACCTCGGGCTCCCCCTCTTCGGCCACCGGCTTCCCGAGGGCGGAGTCCCCGAGGTCAACCGCCTCGGCCAGGAGGACTACCTGTCCCGGTTGTACGGCCCCGTCGTGGAGCAGGCCGCCGCCGAACTGCCCCGGGCAGTCGCCGAACTGCGCCGCTCCTTCCCGGTCCCCGAGGCCCCCCTGGGCCTGCTGGGGGTCGGCGCGGGCGGAGCCGCCGTGTTCCTCGCCCTCGCCGAGAGCGACCTGCCCGTCGACGCGGTGGGCGTGGTCAATCCCGTGATCGACCCGGCGCAGGTGCTCGCGGCCCGGGAACGCCACCTCGGCGTCGCCTACGAGTGGAACGACCGGTCCCGCGAGATCGCCACCTGGCTGGACTTCACCGAACGGGCCGAGGAACTGGCCTCCCGGAGGCCGCGGACGCCGCTGCTCATCGTCAACGGCGAACAGGACGAGGTCATCCGCCCCGGCCACGGCCGCCTGCTGCACGACGCCCTGGCCTCCCACCACCGGCCGCACACCCTGCGGCACATCGTGGTGCCCGACCTCGCCCACGCGCTGGGCCCCGAACCCGGACTGGACCCCGCTCCGCCCACCCCCGGCACCGTGCTGGCCGACCGCGCCCTCGCCGAGTGGTTCCACACCCACCTGGTCGCCGACCCCCCGGCCGCCGTCCCGCCGGCCCCGCGGTCGGCGTCGGAGGATCAGTAG
- a CDS encoding TetR/AcrR family transcriptional regulator yields the protein MARVQRMLDACAELLDEGGYAELTTTKIAERAGVAIGSVYQFFPDKKAITQALGLRYLDVFSARIAQRIAEQDFDHWTETVDAIIDEYVTMHRQEPGFRSLHFGDVVDPRLLDSSRENNKVIATRLRDLLISAAGAVRSEKLDLAALVSVEAADAVLKMAFREDPNGDPRLVSAAKLLVRSYLEQLFATEPEN from the coding sequence ATGGCCCGGGTGCAGCGCATGCTGGACGCCTGTGCGGAACTCCTGGACGAGGGCGGGTACGCCGAGCTGACCACGACCAAGATCGCCGAACGCGCCGGGGTCGCCATCGGTTCGGTCTACCAGTTCTTTCCCGACAAGAAGGCGATCACCCAGGCGCTGGGCCTGCGTTATCTGGACGTCTTCAGCGCGCGGATCGCCCAGCGGATCGCGGAGCAGGACTTCGACCACTGGACCGAGACCGTCGACGCGATCATCGACGAGTACGTCACCATGCACCGCCAGGAGCCGGGGTTCCGCAGTCTGCACTTCGGCGACGTGGTCGACCCCCGACTGCTGGACTCCAGTCGCGAGAACAACAAGGTCATCGCGACACGCCTGCGCGACCTGCTGATTTCCGCCGCCGGAGCGGTCCGGAGTGAGAAGCTTGACCTCGCGGCCCTCGTCTCGGTCGAGGCCGCGGACGCGGTGCTCAAAATGGCTTTCCGCGAGGACCCCAACGGCGACCCCCGTCTCGTCTCCGCGGCCAAACTGCTGGTCCGCAGCTACCTGGAGCAGCTTTTCGCGACAGAACCGGAAAACTAG